From the Cryptomeria japonica chromosome 2, Sugi_1.0, whole genome shotgun sequence genome, one window contains:
- the LOC131865812 gene encoding synaptonemal complex protein 1-like has translation MQQEDHYNQHHSTAYAAGGLNYKLSDIGSKPASSTFQRDMRLQSRMDSEKSATNLQDVSPTARRKIEPVPKMISRSGREITPQQSLGAADNIMLKSERKDNFVNFPTHSKKITQHEYEIATSDGKKTVTKRKRTRSTVMLESSADMEESRKKVKARQKLTNQRKGVKASHMRPSTIGDMFGGGSLDPYAFD, from the exons atgcagcaggaggaccaTTACAACCAACATCACTCgactgcttatgcagcgggaggactgaattacaaattaTCAGATATAggcagcaagccagcctcttccacttttcaacggGATATGAGATTACAATCCAGaatgg ATTCAGAGAAAAGTGCCACAAACTTACAAGATGTATCGCCAACAGCAAGAAGGAAGATTGAACCAGTACCCAAAATGATCAGTCGCTCAGGCAGAGAG ATCACACCTCAACAGTCTCTTGGGGCTGCAGACAACATCAtgctaaaatctgagagaaaaGATAACTTTGTCAACTTCCCAACACACAGTAAGAAG ATAACTCAACATGAATATGAGATTGCTACTTCTGATGGAAAGAAAACCGTCACTAAAAGAAAAAGGACGAGGAGTACAGTTATGTTG GAGTCATCAGCTGATATGGAAGAAAGTCGAAAGAAAGTCAAAGCTAGACAAAAGTTGACAAATCAGAGAAAG GGTGTGAAAGCATCGCACATGCGTCCATCAACTATAGGTGACATGTTTGGAGGTGGATCATTGGACCCGTATGCCTTTGATTGA